Proteins encoded in a region of the Elizabethkingia bruuniana genome:
- the tilS gene encoding tRNA lysidine(34) synthetase TilS: MPQLTSTYLKEHLQSLHNTIENQSFLLALSGGADSMVLADLFLKAGISFEAAHVNYHLRGEDSNLDQQIVEDFCKEHNIILHTYDVSEKDNKPENSIELWAREIRYHFFFRLLEEQQLDFIVMGHHLNDQLETFIINLSKASGITGLSGIPENNNKILRPFLHITKVDIYKFAEENGVSFREDHTNQSKDYLRNQIRHDISPEMEKTNPHFWENFDKSISFLNQAKNFIEEQLQKILDDIIISETNDELILDKEKLASQSDFVRYEILKKYGFTNPVEQQKIFEADSGSRFKGNTLNLFIHRDQLIITPRNISEEETEQEIILIPDEPISIPEKMLLSENKLNLKPYWEIDLQKVVLPLKLRKAKSGDFFHPKGMKGKKLVSKFFKDEKISILARQKVWLLSDSEENVVGIINYRQDGRFLPENNNPKIYLYL, translated from the coding sequence ATGCCCCAGCTAACATCTACATACCTGAAAGAACACTTACAAAGCCTTCATAATACCATAGAGAATCAGTCGTTTCTGCTTGCTCTAAGTGGTGGTGCAGACAGCATGGTTCTTGCGGATTTGTTTTTGAAAGCAGGAATTTCTTTTGAAGCCGCCCATGTCAATTATCATTTGCGTGGAGAGGACTCGAATCTGGATCAGCAGATCGTTGAAGATTTTTGTAAAGAGCACAATATTATTCTTCACACCTATGATGTATCTGAAAAAGACAACAAACCTGAGAATTCAATAGAATTATGGGCCCGGGAAATACGTTATCACTTTTTCTTCCGCCTTTTAGAGGAACAACAGCTAGATTTTATTGTAATGGGTCACCATCTGAATGATCAGTTGGAAACCTTCATTATCAATCTTTCTAAAGCGTCTGGTATTACAGGCCTCAGTGGCATTCCGGAAAACAACAACAAAATACTGCGCCCATTTCTCCATATAACAAAAGTAGATATCTATAAATTTGCAGAGGAAAACGGGGTTAGCTTCCGTGAGGATCACACAAACCAAAGTAAAGATTACCTACGGAATCAAATCCGGCATGACATTTCCCCTGAAATGGAGAAAACAAATCCTCATTTTTGGGAGAATTTCGATAAAAGTATCTCTTTTCTCAATCAGGCAAAAAACTTTATAGAGGAGCAGCTGCAAAAAATACTGGATGACATCATTATTTCTGAAACAAATGATGAACTTATCCTTGATAAAGAAAAGTTGGCTTCTCAGTCGGATTTTGTCCGTTATGAAATTCTGAAAAAATATGGGTTTACCAATCCCGTTGAGCAACAAAAGATTTTCGAGGCCGACTCAGGAAGTCGGTTTAAAGGAAATACGCTCAATCTCTTTATTCACCGGGACCAGCTTATTATAACTCCTAGAAATATTTCCGAGGAAGAAACAGAGCAGGAAATAATTTTGATTCCTGACGAACCAATTAGCATTCCTGAAAAAATGTTACTTTCTGAAAATAAACTAAATCTGAAACCTTACTGGGAGATAGATCTTCAGAAAGTCGTTTTACCACTAAAATTACGCAAAGCAAAAAGCGGAGATTTTTTTCACCCTAAAGGAATGAAAGGCAAAAAGTTAGTCTCAAAATTCTTTAAAGACGAAAAAATCTCTATTTTAGCAAGGCAAAAAGTCTGGCTACTTTCAGATTCGGAGGAAAATGTCGTTGGAATCATCAATTATCGACAAGACGGAAGATTTCTGCCAGAAAACAATAACCCAAAAATATATTTGTATTTATGA
- a CDS encoding alpha/beta fold hydrolase, whose protein sequence is MLHYEISGDSNQTLVLLHGVMESTEVWYDMLPELEKHFRVVRIDLPGHGKSEITAEVQTMKLMAAEVKNTLKDLVNGKIHLLGHSMGGYVSLAYAEMYPEDLQSITLFFSTYFPDTEEKKNTRRKSFRIIMEEYNKYVAAGVPNLFNPYEKEQLRDKIDYAKQVALATPREGALASVKGMIERTDKRHILETLDARILILSGRFDNAVNSVQVMENLPDRSNIKAYTLDCGHNGHWEKPAICTEIIKTELL, encoded by the coding sequence ATGCTTCATTACGAAATATCCGGAGATAGCAATCAGACTTTAGTATTACTTCATGGTGTTATGGAGAGTACCGAAGTATGGTATGACATGCTTCCTGAACTGGAAAAACATTTTAGGGTAGTACGAATAGATTTACCAGGCCATGGAAAGTCAGAAATCACCGCTGAAGTGCAAACCATGAAACTGATGGCTGCGGAGGTTAAAAACACATTAAAAGACCTTGTTAATGGTAAAATACATTTATTAGGACATTCCATGGGCGGTTATGTTTCTCTGGCATACGCAGAAATGTATCCTGAAGATTTACAATCAATCACACTCTTCTTCTCCACATACTTCCCGGACACTGAAGAAAAGAAAAATACCCGAAGAAAATCATTCCGTATAATTATGGAAGAATATAATAAGTATGTAGCAGCAGGTGTTCCAAATTTATTTAACCCATATGAAAAAGAACAGCTTCGTGATAAGATTGACTATGCCAAACAAGTTGCTCTGGCTACTCCACGCGAAGGTGCGCTTGCTTCGGTAAAAGGAATGATTGAGCGTACAGACAAAAGACATATTCTGGAAACATTGGATGCAAGAATCCTGATCCTTTCTGGACGTTTTGATAATGCCGTGAATAGCGTACAGGTTATGGAAAACCTTCCGGACAGAAGCAATATAAAAGCTTATACATTGGATTGCGGACACAACGGACACTGGGAGAAACCTGCCATCTGTACCGAAATTATCAAAACCGAATTATTATAA
- a CDS encoding 3-deoxy-D-manno-octulosonic acid transferase: MFFLYDISISLMALGMKIASLFNEKVKKGVAGRRDSLKNVQQAFAKDDKIIWMHAASLGEYEQGLPVLERLKIQYPDYKILVSFFSPSGYENVVKKKHIADVICYLPFDKKNAIKQFVNSFQTAIFFTVKYDFWYRLLEVLHQKNIPIYVVSALFYEKQKFFTSGGRFFVEQLRKNITIFFHQTEHSLKLAESIGLTNSLYTGDTRYDRVKQNVKNFTEVPFIQGFIQNKPVLVIGSSWETEENLVEKFISENSDTKIILAPHDLKRVPQIKHRFADKAVLYSSLESTQLSASGHQLLIIDNIGMLSRLYHYADVAVVGGGFHTSGLHNILEAAAYAVPVVFGNRYKKNPEADALIDAGAAKSFSDENNAVKFLSQLFRDENQRRNMASVAGKFINDQPDAAAIILDNIHCN; this comes from the coding sequence ATGTTTTTTTTATACGATATATCTATCTCGCTAATGGCCCTCGGGATGAAGATTGCTTCGCTTTTTAATGAAAAAGTGAAAAAAGGTGTGGCCGGGAGAAGAGATTCCCTGAAAAATGTTCAACAGGCATTTGCTAAAGATGATAAAATTATCTGGATGCATGCTGCCAGCCTGGGCGAATACGAACAAGGACTTCCTGTTCTTGAGAGGTTAAAAATCCAGTATCCTGATTATAAAATTCTCGTTAGTTTTTTTTCTCCATCGGGTTATGAAAACGTAGTGAAGAAAAAGCATATTGCAGATGTAATCTGCTATCTTCCGTTTGACAAAAAAAATGCAATCAAGCAGTTTGTAAATTCATTTCAGACCGCTATTTTTTTTACGGTAAAGTATGATTTCTGGTATCGATTGCTGGAAGTATTACATCAAAAGAATATACCAATTTATGTTGTTTCAGCATTGTTTTATGAAAAACAAAAGTTCTTTACATCCGGAGGGCGTTTTTTTGTGGAGCAGCTTCGAAAAAATATCACCATATTTTTTCATCAAACAGAACACTCACTGAAACTTGCCGAGTCAATAGGGCTTACAAATTCTCTATATACCGGAGATACAAGGTATGACAGAGTAAAACAAAATGTAAAGAACTTTACAGAAGTTCCGTTTATTCAGGGTTTTATTCAGAACAAACCGGTCCTAGTTATCGGTAGTTCCTGGGAAACTGAAGAAAATTTGGTTGAAAAATTTATTAGTGAGAATTCGGACACAAAAATAATTCTAGCCCCTCATGATCTGAAACGTGTTCCACAGATTAAGCATCGTTTCGCAGATAAGGCTGTTTTGTATAGCAGTTTAGAAAGTACCCAATTATCAGCTTCAGGTCATCAGCTATTAATTATTGACAATATAGGAATGCTGTCCCGTCTTTATCATTATGCGGATGTTGCTGTGGTAGGAGGGGGTTTTCATACTTCGGGTTTGCATAATATATTGGAAGCCGCGGCTTATGCTGTACCTGTGGTTTTTGGCAATCGATATAAGAAGAATCCTGAAGCCGACGCTTTGATTGATGCTGGTGCTGCAAAAAGCTTTTCCGACGAAAATAATGCCGTTAAGTTTCTTTCTCAATTGTTCCGGGACGAAAATCAAAGAAGAAATATGGCTTCTGTAGCAGGTAAATTTATAAATGATCAGCCCGATGCAGCTGCCATTATTCTTGATAATATTCACTGTAACTAA
- a CDS encoding O-methyltransferase, translating to MALFEEKFPEIERYLEDNASAEPDILKRLRKETFQKTTQPHMISGYLQGRFLSILSHILNPKNVLEIGTFTGYATLSMAEGLAEDGKIYTLDKNEDLAYLPQKYFDESEYNAQIEFILGDAKEEIKKLDVTFDLVFIDADKENYAAYIELIKPKLRKGGVVLIDNVLWYGKVIEENPKDKSTQQIKLVNKIVTEDPDFENVILPLRDGVHLIRKK from the coding sequence ATGGCTTTATTTGAAGAAAAATTCCCGGAAATAGAAAGGTATCTGGAAGATAATGCTTCTGCAGAACCTGATATCCTGAAACGACTGAGAAAAGAAACTTTTCAGAAAACGACACAGCCGCATATGATTTCCGGCTATCTTCAGGGACGTTTTTTAAGTATCTTATCACATATTCTGAATCCTAAGAATGTTTTGGAAATCGGAACGTTTACAGGATATGCAACATTGAGTATGGCTGAAGGGCTGGCTGAAGACGGAAAGATTTACACGCTGGATAAAAATGAAGATCTGGCCTACCTGCCTCAAAAATATTTTGACGAAAGCGAATATAATGCTCAGATAGAATTTATTTTAGGAGATGCTAAAGAAGAAATTAAAAAATTAGATGTAACTTTTGATTTAGTATTTATAGATGCTGACAAAGAAAATTATGCAGCTTATATAGAACTTATAAAACCAAAACTCCGAAAGGGAGGGGTAGTGCTTATAGATAATGTGCTATGGTATGGAAAGGTAATAGAAGAAAATCCTAAAGATAAATCTACCCAACAGATTAAATTGGTTAATAAAATTGTAACAGAAGACCCGGATTTCGAAAATGTAATTCTACCTTTGCGGGACGGTGTACATTTAATTAGAAAAAAATAA
- a CDS encoding TonB-dependent receptor, giving the protein MKRINVALAFMLLSFGSMSVYAQTTQASILGRVTSQSNAPQTKATVKILNESTGFTTETVTNSNGEYIFKEIPLGGPYRVFVNGHEKKEGYNVNFGDQLTVNINLADSDEKNIREVVITGNLKNKVGNLGSATAITAKNISVLPVNGRNFTNLTELSPLSGKNGNLSGQLGSSTNYTIDGMTAKNPTSAGATTSRSGAPYSISIEAVREFKITTNQYDVTLGRSGGGTISAVTKSGTNTFTGSVFEYQRAGWLTSGYDIRGNRVKNDYSTYQFGFSLGGPIIKNKLHFFMAWDHQLDSRPLIIADVQTREDALRFNVTNETLNKVLEIGRNKYGVGNTPQFGTFDRTRNSDAGFLRLDWQISPKHLLTLRNNFTYDFNKNGLADNTNINFYESYGNDKNWDNSLLLTLRSNFSPSITNELKFQHLYTFQNSYQNDELGRTVPRGIVERVNSVIEGQKNPLQTNIQFGGHRFGQESFKNNVFQLVNNLYYNTDKVKYTFGVDLMYTRAKSVYGSEVNGRFHFDGIDNFQNMTPYRFYREVPLLDDPSVKSSIWNLGFYGQMMAKIATGLNFTAGLRFDYGGYPKTELNQKLYDEMGIRTDNKIKSFVIQPRVQFDWDINENHKDFIKLGGGVFSSDINNYMLINNLYFDGRHSATVDVDPRTISGFTPDFINYRKDYSTVPSLAQYQLPTINYTGKDAKIPIVYKANISYSHFFTERFRVGLAAYAAFGRNNYFYYDRNMVDKPFFTLSNEDNRGVFVPVSSINTSNGNSNWLDGRINKNFGRVMELVSDGKVNQYSVVFDTSFKYFKDGEITASYTWADIKDNTSYNGNVANSAILSTMVSSDPRDLRMGYSDNQFRHKVVVYGNSPTFEGFVIGIRYAGIGGTRFSMTAGGNINGDFVNSNDLAYVFPNLTSSLLSDPEVGKALKNYISEYNGKIAERNGGINSFYGVWDLRIAKKLKFEKVGNLEFSVDIFNVANLLNKEWGVNKSYGNTSLYKITGFDPNTKQFTYALNTKGLPPLSGNPYQIQIGVRYSF; this is encoded by the coding sequence ATGAAACGTATTAACGTAGCTCTTGCATTTATGCTGCTAAGTTTTGGAAGCATGAGTGTCTATGCGCAAACAACACAAGCTTCAATTCTGGGGCGGGTAACGAGTCAGAGTAATGCACCGCAGACAAAAGCAACAGTAAAGATTCTTAATGAGTCTACTGGCTTTACCACAGAGACAGTAACTAACTCCAACGGCGAATATATATTTAAAGAAATTCCTTTAGGAGGTCCTTACAGGGTTTTTGTAAACGGACATGAAAAAAAAGAAGGTTACAACGTTAATTTCGGTGATCAGCTTACTGTAAATATTAATCTTGCAGATTCCGATGAAAAAAATATCAGAGAAGTTGTCATTACCGGGAACCTGAAAAATAAAGTGGGTAATCTTGGTTCAGCTACTGCAATTACTGCCAAAAATATAAGTGTACTACCTGTTAACGGTAGAAATTTTACTAACCTTACAGAACTTTCTCCATTAAGTGGTAAAAATGGAAACCTATCGGGGCAGTTAGGTTCTTCAACAAATTATACAATTGACGGAATGACAGCTAAAAACCCTACTTCAGCAGGAGCAACAACCAGCAGAAGTGGTGCGCCATATTCTATTTCTATTGAGGCTGTCCGTGAATTTAAAATTACAACAAACCAATACGATGTTACACTAGGTAGAAGCGGAGGAGGAACGATAAGCGCTGTTACCAAATCGGGTACCAATACATTTACCGGAAGCGTATTCGAATATCAGAGAGCAGGATGGCTTACCAGTGGTTATGATATCAGAGGAAACAGAGTGAAAAATGATTACTCAACTTATCAGTTTGGTTTTTCATTAGGAGGTCCGATTATTAAAAATAAATTGCATTTCTTCATGGCTTGGGACCATCAGTTAGACAGCAGGCCCCTTATTATTGCCGATGTGCAAACCAGAGAAGATGCACTTCGTTTCAATGTGACAAATGAGACGTTAAATAAAGTTCTGGAAATTGGAAGAAATAAATACGGTGTAGGGAATACACCTCAGTTTGGAACGTTTGACAGAACAAGGAATTCAGATGCCGGTTTTCTTCGTTTAGACTGGCAAATTAGTCCAAAACATTTATTAACGTTAAGAAATAACTTTACGTACGACTTTAATAAGAATGGACTTGCAGATAATACCAACATTAACTTCTATGAATCCTATGGTAATGACAAGAACTGGGATAATAGTTTATTGTTGACGCTAAGGTCTAATTTTAGTCCTTCAATAACCAATGAACTAAAGTTCCAGCATTTATATACATTCCAGAATAGTTACCAGAATGATGAACTTGGGCGTACAGTTCCCCGCGGTATTGTAGAGCGTGTAAACTCTGTAATAGAAGGACAGAAAAATCCTCTTCAGACCAATATTCAGTTTGGAGGGCATAGATTTGGACAGGAATCTTTTAAAAATAATGTATTCCAGTTGGTCAACAACCTTTATTATAATACGGACAAAGTAAAGTATACGTTTGGTGTGGACTTGATGTATACACGTGCTAAATCTGTGTATGGAAGTGAGGTGAATGGTAGATTCCATTTCGATGGGATAGACAATTTCCAGAATATGACCCCTTATAGATTCTACAGGGAAGTACCGTTGTTGGATGATCCGTCTGTAAAGTCCAGTATCTGGAATTTAGGATTCTATGGTCAGATGATGGCGAAGATTGCGACAGGGCTTAATTTCACAGCCGGGTTAAGATTTGATTATGGAGGTTATCCTAAAACTGAACTTAATCAGAAGTTGTATGATGAAATGGGTATCAGAACAGATAACAAAATTAAATCTTTCGTTATTCAGCCAAGAGTTCAATTTGACTGGGATATCAATGAAAATCATAAAGATTTCATCAAGCTTGGTGGTGGTGTGTTCTCATCAGATATCAACAATTATATGTTGATTAATAACCTGTACTTCGATGGAAGACATTCTGCAACAGTAGATGTTGACCCAAGAACTATCTCAGGTTTTACACCAGACTTTATAAACTATAGAAAGGATTATTCAACAGTTCCTTCATTAGCACAATATCAGTTACCAACAATTAATTATACAGGGAAAGATGCTAAAATCCCTATTGTATACAAAGCCAATATTTCCTATAGCCACTTCTTTACCGAAAGATTCCGTGTAGGACTTGCCGCTTATGCTGCATTCGGAAGAAATAACTATTTCTACTATGACAGAAATATGGTAGATAAGCCATTCTTTACATTGTCAAATGAAGATAACAGAGGTGTTTTTGTACCTGTTAGTAGTATTAACACATCGAACGGGAACTCTAACTGGTTGGACGGACGTATTAATAAAAACTTTGGAAGGGTAATGGAGCTTGTTAGTGATGGTAAAGTAAACCAGTATTCCGTGGTTTTTGATACCAGCTTCAAATATTTCAAAGATGGAGAAATTACAGCAAGTTACACATGGGCGGATATTAAAGACAATACCTCTTATAATGGTAACGTAGCAAACTCTGCAATTCTTTCTACAATGGTAAGCAGTGATCCGAGAGACCTTAGAATGGGCTATTCGGACAACCAGTTCAGACATAAAGTTGTAGTGTATGGTAACTCTCCTACTTTTGAAGGATTTGTTATAGGGATTAGATATGCCGGAATTGGGGGAACCAGATTTTCGATGACTGCAGGAGGAAATATCAACGGAGACTTTGTAAACAGCAATGATCTTGCTTATGTATTCCCTAACCTTACATCTTCTTTATTAAGTGATCCGGAAGTAGGGAAAGCACTTAAAAACTATATTAGCGAGTACAACGGTAAAATAGCTGAGAGAAATGGCGGGATAAATAGTTTCTATGGAGTCTGGGATCTTAGAATAGCGAAGAAACTTAAATTTGAAAAAGTAGGAAATCTTGAATTCTCTGTAGATATATTCAATGTTGCAAACTTACTAAACAAAGAGTGGGGCGTAAACAAATCTTATGGAAATACAAGTTTGTATAAGATTACAGGATTTGATCCAAATACAAAGCAATTCACATATGCTTTGAATACAAAAGGTCTTCCTCCGTTATCAGGGAATCCATACCAGATTCAGATTGGAGTGAGATATTCTTTCTAA
- a CDS encoding nuclear transport factor 2 family protein, giving the protein MSKAQQFAKTWIEAWNSHDLDVILSHYSEDIEITTPMIKMALGEGDGSLKGKDAVADYWKRALDKIPDLHFVLYDVTEGVNSVALYYKSVMDKKAVEVMFFNEEGKVNKMFAHYTV; this is encoded by the coding sequence ATGTCTAAAGCTCAACAATTTGCCAAAACCTGGATTGAAGCATGGAATTCCCATGATCTGGATGTCATTTTAAGTCATTATTCAGAAGATATAGAAATTACAACACCTATGATTAAGATGGCGCTGGGAGAAGGTGATGGAAGTTTGAAAGGTAAAGATGCTGTTGCTGATTATTGGAAAAGAGCGCTGGATAAAATACCAGATTTGCATTTCGTGCTTTATGATGTAACAGAAGGAGTTAATTCTGTTGCGCTTTATTATAAATCAGTAATGGACAAAAAAGCTGTCGAAGTGATGTTTTTTAATGAAGAAGGTAAGGTGAACAAAATGTTTGCACACTATACCGTTTAG
- a CDS encoding C40 family peptidase — MDKGVCNVSVAPVRADKTDKAEIVTEMLYGESADILEVINNWTRIKMHYDGYEGWIDTKQITLVTDDFLAKRKTHLVTEPFQSRVMESGKMLLSMGSEVSFETVHAQRGATIRQSIIETAKEFLNVPYLWGGKSFFGVDCSGFTQLVLKVHDIKYPRDAYQQGEVGEPLSFIEEAQPGDLAFFENSEGRIIHVGFMLENNQIIHAHGKVRIDTLDSSGIFNKELNKHTHKLRFIRNILG; from the coding sequence ATGGATAAAGGAGTTTGTAACGTATCTGTAGCTCCGGTGCGAGCTGATAAAACAGATAAAGCGGAGATTGTTACAGAGATGCTGTATGGAGAGAGTGCGGATATACTGGAGGTAATAAATAACTGGACCAGAATCAAGATGCACTACGATGGCTATGAAGGCTGGATTGACACCAAGCAGATTACTTTAGTGACAGATGATTTTCTGGCAAAGAGAAAAACCCATCTCGTTACAGAGCCTTTTCAGTCCCGTGTGATGGAGAGCGGGAAAATGTTGTTGTCTATGGGTTCAGAAGTTTCTTTTGAAACTGTACACGCACAACGTGGCGCAACAATACGTCAGAGTATTATAGAAACGGCTAAGGAATTTCTGAATGTTCCATATCTGTGGGGTGGTAAGAGTTTCTTTGGAGTCGATTGTTCCGGATTTACACAACTGGTGCTAAAAGTACACGATATAAAATATCCCCGTGATGCTTATCAGCAGGGAGAAGTGGGAGAACCATTAAGCTTTATAGAAGAAGCGCAGCCAGGAGATTTGGCTTTCTTTGAAAACTCTGAAGGGCGTATCATTCACGTTGGTTTTATGCTGGAGAATAATCAGATTATTCATGCACATGGTAAGGTGCGTATTGATACACTAGACTCGTCAGGTATCTTTAATAAAGAACTGAATAAACATACTCACAAACTAAGATTTATCCGGAATATTCTTGGATAA
- a CDS encoding protein-disulfide reductase DsbD family protein produces the protein MKKWLWLFLLFVYTGFSAQIKDVVKWTYQLNKVSDSEYEAVLTANMESGWHIYSKDLPPDSGIPTEMKVTSKDIQTIGGFREAGKKIEEFSEAFGAQIVYYSNSAKFIQKFKLKDPKKAAKVVAEITFQTCNDRVCLAPNTLEFEKEVAATGEAKAEEKEEVKAQDTMPETTTITETGTTADVEVKMPASTDGIRVNSLDFRKPLVDCGTEQVKEDSGNGLVFVLGFLGGLIALLTPCVFPMIPLTVSFFTKGAANKAKGKRNAIIYGLFILLIFVALSIPFYILDGISGNIFNDISTNIWLNLFFFAIFLFFALSFFGYYEITLPNWIANKSAKAEEAGGIIGIFFMALTLVIVSFSCTGPILGSLLGGVASSAKNIPVLLTFALGGFGLAWAIVFGLLALFPQALQSLPKSGGWMNTVKVVLGFIEVALALKFLSKADLVSKTFLLKREIFIGLWILVTIGLVLYLFGKIRFPHDDKNPKISVTRKILGVLGIGFIIYLIPGLLPSEKPRLATLSGILPPMNVSLYKSEKDGILGLKPEHDYFKAIELAKKEGKPVLIDFTGYGCENCRKMEEFVWSEADILPIIQNEVILASVYVDDKEELPADQQTSIDMGNGQKKKIKTIGDKWSMFQQVNFNNNSQPHYVLVTPDQKVINAPVSGYMPKEEFKKFLECGINYYKKNK, from the coding sequence ATGAAAAAATGGCTTTGGCTATTTTTACTATTCGTATATACTGGCTTTAGTGCCCAGATTAAAGATGTAGTAAAATGGACCTACCAACTAAACAAGGTTAGTGATAGTGAGTATGAAGCAGTATTAACTGCTAACATGGAGAGTGGCTGGCATATTTATTCCAAAGATTTACCACCGGACAGTGGTATTCCTACTGAAATGAAAGTGACCTCCAAGGACATACAAACTATTGGAGGCTTCCGCGAAGCTGGTAAAAAAATTGAAGAGTTTAGTGAGGCTTTCGGAGCCCAGATTGTATACTATTCCAATTCTGCTAAATTTATTCAGAAGTTTAAACTAAAAGACCCTAAGAAGGCAGCTAAAGTAGTTGCAGAAATTACTTTCCAAACATGTAATGACCGTGTTTGCCTTGCTCCGAATACTTTGGAATTCGAGAAAGAGGTTGCCGCAACCGGAGAAGCTAAAGCTGAAGAAAAAGAAGAGGTTAAAGCACAGGATACAATGCCTGAAACCACAACAATTACCGAAACCGGAACTACTGCCGATGTAGAAGTAAAAATGCCTGCAAGTACAGACGGAATCAGAGTAAACAGCCTGGATTTCAGAAAACCTTTGGTAGATTGTGGAACTGAACAAGTGAAAGAAGATTCCGGCAACGGATTAGTATTTGTTCTTGGTTTCTTAGGTGGGCTTATTGCACTTCTTACCCCTTGTGTATTCCCAATGATTCCGCTTACTGTTTCTTTCTTTACAAAAGGAGCGGCTAACAAGGCGAAAGGAAAAAGAAATGCAATTATTTATGGACTTTTCATTCTGCTTATTTTCGTGGCATTGAGTATTCCATTTTATATTCTGGACGGTATCAGCGGAAATATTTTCAATGATATCTCTACCAATATATGGCTAAACCTGTTCTTCTTTGCAATCTTCTTATTCTTTGCGTTGAGTTTCTTCGGATATTACGAAATTACACTACCAAACTGGATTGCTAATAAATCTGCAAAGGCAGAAGAAGCCGGAGGTATAATCGGTATTTTCTTTATGGCCCTTACATTGGTTATTGTTTCATTCTCATGTACAGGTCCTATTCTGGGAAGCTTACTGGGAGGTGTAGCTTCCAGTGCTAAAAATATTCCGGTATTATTAACTTTTGCTTTAGGTGGATTTGGACTGGCATGGGCTATTGTTTTCGGATTACTAGCTCTATTCCCACAAGCATTACAGTCATTACCAAAATCTGGTGGCTGGATGAATACTGTGAAAGTTGTATTAGGCTTTATAGAAGTTGCACTAGCATTAAAATTCCTTTCCAAAGCAGACTTAGTTTCCAAAACATTCCTTCTGAAAAGAGAAATATTTATAGGACTATGGATTCTTGTTACGATTGGATTAGTACTATACTTATTCGGAAAAATAAGATTCCCGCACGATGATAAAAATCCTAAAATATCTGTTACCAGAAAAATATTAGGCGTACTTGGAATAGGGTTTATTATCTATTTAATTCCGGGCTTATTACCTTCTGAAAAACCAAGACTGGCAACATTAAGCGGTATTTTGCCTCCGATGAATGTGAGTCTTTACAAAAGTGAAAAAGATGGTATCCTGGGACTAAAACCAGAGCATGATTACTTCAAAGCAATAGAATTGGCCAAGAAAGAAGGCAAACCTGTACTAATTGACTTTACCGGATATGGCTGTGAAAACTGTCGTAAAATGGAAGAGTTTGTATGGAGTGAAGCAGACATTCTGCCAATTATTCAGAATGAAGTTATCCTGGCATCTGTCTATGTAGATGACAAAGAAGAACTTCCTGCTGACCAGCAAACATCCATAGATATGGGGAATGGTCAGAAAAAGAAGATTAAAACAATCGGAGACAAATGGTCCATGTTCCAGCAAGTGAACTTCAACAATAATTCTCAACCGCATTATGTGTTAGTAACACCTGATCAGAAAGTTATAAACGCACCTGTTTCAGGATATATGCCTAAAGAAGAGTTTAAGAAATTCCTGGAGTGTGGAATTAACTACTACAAAAAGAATAAATAA